In a genomic window of Alteromonas gilva:
- a CDS encoding methyl-accepting chemotaxis protein: protein MNFLSKLTVGQKILLIPVIGTLSFILFIVINSVVSSQNASKLEVAQNIDFPALQLSTSALTNMEKVRDTLASSVTTGDTEAISIASEKADAVRSDLKSISQIAPALKNDISAILSAFNAYHDTAGPLTLSILDNTADFATLGEQLEVMNGKYDEAIDKLNQFKRARQQTFEDAFEQYNNAQDFLFWLGIVMGGLTTLVLFGTAIPVTRTITGNLSRVVKSLRDIAEEDGDLTIRIQTNAQDEVGDLVKYFNRFMEKLQRVVKDIVDTTLPLSDLAQNLNQLTDVTNKNIVRQKGAATHAKDAVDNMNHSVIAVAESAAEAASAADEASNASANGQSVVNSTVSNIQALAKNVEQTSVVIRQLESDSNQVGVILDVIKGIAEQTNLLALNAAIEAARAGEQGRGFAVVADEVRTLASRTQQSTEQIQKTIEQLQNAAQKAVEVMSSGTSQAEGSVAEANKAGDSLTVIAETIHRISTMNGQIASSTDDQQAVARQIVGFVDEINARTDETSNNSTRLASASNELAGLAKNLENIARQFRV from the coding sequence ATGAACTTTTTATCAAAGCTCACCGTGGGTCAGAAGATCCTGCTTATACCCGTGATTGGCACGCTGAGCTTTATACTGTTTATTGTTATCAACAGTGTTGTATCGTCACAAAATGCGAGCAAGTTAGAAGTTGCTCAAAATATTGATTTTCCAGCCCTGCAGCTAAGCACCTCGGCGTTGACTAACATGGAAAAGGTGCGGGATACCTTAGCGTCGTCAGTCACAACCGGTGATACCGAAGCCATTTCTATTGCCAGCGAAAAAGCCGATGCCGTGCGGTCTGACTTAAAGTCGATCAGCCAGATCGCACCAGCGTTGAAAAATGACATTAGCGCGATTCTTTCGGCATTTAACGCTTACCATGATACTGCTGGGCCGCTGACATTGTCGATACTCGATAATACCGCTGACTTTGCCACCCTCGGTGAACAACTGGAAGTGATGAATGGCAAGTACGATGAGGCAATAGACAAACTCAATCAATTTAAACGCGCTCGACAGCAAACCTTTGAAGATGCGTTTGAACAATACAACAATGCCCAGGACTTTTTGTTTTGGCTGGGTATTGTTATGGGCGGGCTAACAACGTTAGTGCTGTTCGGTACGGCAATCCCGGTTACCCGAACAATAACTGGTAACCTTTCGCGGGTGGTTAAGTCGCTGCGCGATATTGCTGAGGAAGATGGGGATCTCACCATTCGTATCCAGACTAACGCCCAGGACGAAGTAGGCGACCTGGTAAAGTATTTTAATCGCTTTATGGAAAAACTGCAGCGGGTGGTGAAAGACATTGTTGATACCACCTTGCCGTTGTCTGACTTAGCGCAGAACCTCAACCAACTCACTGATGTAACGAATAAAAATATTGTCCGGCAAAAAGGGGCAGCAACGCACGCAAAAGACGCCGTAGACAACATGAATCACTCAGTGATTGCGGTTGCTGAGAGTGCTGCGGAGGCGGCCAGTGCGGCAGATGAAGCGTCTAACGCCTCGGCGAATGGTCAGTCAGTAGTAAACAGTACGGTAAGCAATATTCAGGCGCTGGCGAAAAATGTCGAGCAAACATCTGTTGTGATACGCCAGCTGGAAAGCGATTCGAATCAGGTTGGGGTGATACTGGATGTGATTAAAGGCATTGCCGAACAAACTAACTTATTGGCGCTTAATGCTGCGATAGAAGCCGCTCGTGCCGGTGAGCAAGGTCGCGGCTTTGCAGTCGTTGCTGATGAAGTACGAACGTTAGCTTCGCGCACTCAGCAGTCGACCGAACAAATTCAAAAAACCATTGAACAACTGCAAAATGCAGCGCAAAAAGCGGTAGAGGTAATGTCCAGTGGTACGTCTCAGGCTGAAGGCAGTGTTGCTGAGGCCAATAAAGCCGGTGATAGCCTTACTGTGATCGCTGAAACCATTCATCGCATCAGCACGATGAATGGTCAGATTGCCAGTTCTACCGACGACCAACAGGCCGTTGCTCGACAAATAGTGGGTTTTGTCGATGAAATCAATGCGCGTACCGATGAAACGTCCAACAATTCAACACGTTTGGCGTCGGCGAGTAACGAACTCGCCGGTTTAGCCAAAAATCTGGAGAATATCGCGCGGCAATTTCGCGTTTAA
- a CDS encoding porin: MKKQTILAALALSTVPLSAGAEINFSGFGSVVGGVALDDEVTVRRYSDDIEFKQGSFFALQAYSDLTEGLSATVQLRARGSDDWEPDFTWAYLSYEIDPSWRIQAGRQRIPFYLYSDYLDVSYAYHWISPPSEVYKAPFDSIDGIATIHNFSVGDALVDMRLYFGQEDFETTTNSFEISNIISAVASVNYGWWTFKTSYTQFDITGELGLEPLVQAWSNSPFPLVGSDLDVNEDEYSGLEVGVIYDNQDWLFLAEYIPSSLDKGVIGDYGPWMISVGKRFGSTMFHATVGEDKVDAYNENFKNVPRGLDAGLDALIGATQDVIDSNTYTRPFYSVGMRWDFHPSVAFKVEYTNIDYENLGNQGVIQTALVTVF, from the coding sequence ATGAAAAAACAAACGATTTTGGCCGCACTTGCACTGTCTACAGTGCCACTTAGTGCCGGTGCAGAAATTAATTTTAGTGGCTTTGGCAGTGTTGTTGGCGGGGTTGCACTGGACGATGAAGTGACTGTTCGTCGCTACTCCGATGATATTGAATTTAAACAAGGCTCGTTTTTTGCGTTGCAAGCGTATTCAGATTTAACGGAAGGGCTCAGTGCAACCGTTCAGTTGCGGGCGCGCGGCAGTGATGACTGGGAGCCGGATTTTACCTGGGCATATCTCTCTTATGAAATTGATCCAAGCTGGCGAATTCAAGCTGGTCGGCAGCGTATTCCATTTTATCTGTATTCTGACTATCTGGATGTTTCCTACGCATATCATTGGATCTCACCGCCGTCAGAGGTATATAAAGCGCCCTTTGATTCAATTGATGGTATTGCCACCATCCATAACTTTAGTGTGGGTGATGCGCTGGTGGATATGCGCTTGTATTTCGGCCAGGAAGATTTTGAGACCACTACTAATTCCTTTGAAATCAGCAATATCATCAGCGCGGTAGCCAGCGTAAATTACGGCTGGTGGACCTTTAAAACCAGCTATACGCAGTTTGATATAACCGGCGAATTAGGCCTGGAGCCGTTGGTGCAAGCGTGGTCCAACTCGCCATTTCCGTTAGTCGGCTCTGATTTAGATGTTAATGAGGATGAATATAGCGGCCTGGAAGTCGGTGTGATTTATGACAATCAGGATTGGTTATTCTTAGCAGAATATATTCCTTCATCGTTGGATAAAGGGGTTATCGGCGACTATGGCCCATGGATGATCTCAGTCGGAAAGCGCTTTGGATCGACGATGTTTCATGCCACGGTGGGTGAAGATAAAGTTGACGCGTACAATGAAAACTTTAAAAACGTACCGAGAGGGTTAGATGCCGGTCTCGATGCGTTAATTGGTGCTACCCAGGACGTTATTGATAGTAATACCTACACGCGACCCTTTTACTCGGTTGGCATGCGTTGGGATTTTCATCCTTCGGTGGCTTTTAAAGTGGAATACACCAACATCGATTATGAAAATCTGGGTAATCAGGGTGTCATTCAAACAGCGCTAGTGACAGTGTTTTAG
- a CDS encoding phosphate ABC transporter substrate-binding protein — MNRFNARLLVVGAFMLLSRVAVADVAVVVSPGFAGTPDQAQVAQVFLGKDKSLTPYMQQGPLAEEFIDKVLSRNASQYKAYWAKLAFTGGGRPPKELGSDAEVLSTVSGASDAIGFVDAGAVNDSVKVLFTL, encoded by the coding sequence ATGAATAGGTTTAACGCAAGGTTACTCGTTGTTGGCGCCTTTATGTTATTAAGCCGGGTAGCGGTGGCAGATGTCGCCGTTGTGGTAAGCCCGGGTTTTGCGGGTACGCCGGATCAGGCACAAGTGGCGCAGGTGTTTTTAGGTAAAGATAAATCGCTCACGCCATATATGCAGCAGGGGCCGCTGGCTGAGGAATTTATCGATAAGGTGCTGTCTCGTAATGCCTCTCAATATAAAGCGTACTGGGCTAAGCTGGCTTTTACCGGTGGCGGGCGACCACCTAAAGAGCTCGGCAGTGACGCCGAAGTACTCAGCACAGTAAGCGGTGCATCAGATGCCATCGGCTTTGTTGATGCTGGTGCGGTGAATGACTCGGTGAAAGTGTTGTTCACGCTGTAA
- a CDS encoding TonB-dependent receptor: MFKRAYLSSAIVLAMTAQPLYAQDTNESVPDEASIEVIDVRGVKASLNSAQNMKMNASNITDSIVAQDIGKLPDNNVAAALQRVTGIQVARTNGEVDQVLIRGLPDVITTLNGRNVFTTTGRSISLADIPADLVYSVDVKKSISASDIEGGIAGSIDVQLRRPFDFDDGFSAAGGLRYAYSDEAESWNPIGSITLNNNWENSNGRFGAMLSVSHQDRDFQDQVNFITAPFILPDSVVNNPNSAPLNVEGEPAMAPNIIGGYFRYGDRTRDSFNASFQWEPNSNSSYYVDVFGVNYEQTSQLNFWVPLPDWGGWGEGYIESYKEGSNVAQVAVRPDAPGTITSNQAFYNDSDTYQFAVGGEWLFDRVTLKSDLAYTDTKATSQNFVLDLTFFADTVIYNFDKNGAGISDVDIRDANGQPYDMTNLDQYNLNTIFDNRGRQEGDALDWTLDANIALDSWIYSVDVGVRLNERSAFNQEAETGGRGNISGNELLLSDFPGLEDYSPSGYMSDVTDLNNTQWLTPNATYLLNNRGDIREAMGYSRAEPEFLPARYYDNTEKNYAAYAQANFSTEFGDMILDGQAGVRFVRLQTELNGNNIIDGVAEPIKVDTSSNELLPSVNLRLQVTDEVYLRAAYGKTINRPAFAALNPSVTYFLPSETGGDLGYGDGGNPELAAVESQNYDLAAEWYFAEASSLTATVFYRDIDGYVKYRGFIETVDGQDFNITRPVNSGAGSLEGIELAYTQFFENLPGVLDGLGVQLNTTLMDHEAENAEGVMEPLPSVSDESYNAILIYERGGLNMRLAYNWRSEWYGSFDEAGDQPGSSVVHEPISSLDFSVNYDVNENLTVTFDGTNLADDVANDYFGGGSADDARLYPRDTYIRDRTFSLGIRYRM, from the coding sequence ATGTTTAAACGAGCATATTTATCCAGTGCAATTGTACTTGCCATGACTGCACAACCTTTATACGCACAGGACACAAACGAAAGCGTACCTGATGAAGCTTCGATTGAAGTTATCGATGTACGGGGTGTTAAGGCGAGCCTTAATTCCGCACAAAACATGAAGATGAATGCCTCGAACATTACCGACTCTATCGTCGCGCAGGACATCGGTAAATTACCCGACAACAACGTAGCAGCAGCGCTGCAGCGTGTTACTGGTATTCAGGTTGCCCGTACTAATGGTGAAGTTGACCAGGTATTGATCCGTGGTTTACCCGACGTGATTACCACTCTGAATGGCCGCAATGTTTTTACCACTACCGGCCGCTCAATCTCTCTGGCGGATATCCCTGCTGATTTGGTTTACTCGGTTGATGTAAAAAAATCCATCAGCGCGTCTGATATCGAAGGCGGTATCGCTGGCAGCATTGACGTGCAATTACGCCGTCCCTTTGATTTTGACGACGGTTTCTCTGCCGCAGGTGGCTTGCGCTACGCCTACAGCGATGAAGCGGAGTCGTGGAATCCGATTGGTAGTATCACGCTGAACAATAACTGGGAAAACAGCAACGGCCGTTTTGGTGCGATGCTCAGTGTATCTCATCAGGATCGAGATTTTCAGGATCAGGTCAACTTCATCACTGCGCCGTTTATACTGCCTGACTCGGTAGTCAATAATCCCAACTCAGCGCCGCTGAATGTTGAAGGTGAACCTGCCATGGCGCCAAATATTATTGGTGGCTACTTTCGCTATGGCGACCGCACGCGCGACTCATTCAATGCCTCATTCCAGTGGGAACCTAACAGCAACAGCTCCTACTACGTTGACGTGTTTGGTGTAAATTATGAGCAAACCAGCCAGCTTAACTTCTGGGTACCGTTACCAGACTGGGGTGGCTGGGGCGAAGGCTACATCGAGTCTTACAAAGAAGGCTCAAATGTCGCCCAGGTAGCCGTGCGTCCTGATGCACCCGGCACCATTACCAGTAACCAGGCGTTTTATAACGATTCAGACACCTACCAGTTTGCGGTTGGCGGTGAATGGTTGTTCGACCGGGTAACGTTAAAATCTGATCTTGCCTATACCGATACCAAGGCAACCAGCCAGAATTTTGTTCTGGATTTAACCTTTTTCGCCGACACTGTTATCTACAACTTTGATAAGAATGGTGCAGGTATTTCTGATGTCGATATTCGGGATGCCAATGGTCAGCCCTATGATATGACTAACCTCGACCAGTACAATCTCAACACCATTTTTGATAATCGTGGTCGTCAGGAAGGTGACGCTTTAGATTGGACTCTGGACGCGAACATTGCACTGGACTCGTGGATTTACTCAGTCGATGTGGGTGTACGCTTAAATGAACGTTCAGCATTCAACCAGGAAGCTGAAACCGGTGGGCGTGGCAACATCTCTGGCAATGAATTGTTACTGTCAGATTTTCCGGGACTGGAAGACTATTCTCCATCGGGCTACATGAGTGATGTCACCGATCTGAATAATACTCAGTGGCTAACGCCAAACGCCACCTATCTGCTTAATAACCGCGGTGACATTCGTGAAGCCATGGGTTACTCCAGAGCAGAACCGGAGTTTCTGCCGGCACGTTATTACGATAACACCGAGAAAAACTATGCCGCCTACGCCCAGGCAAACTTCTCAACGGAGTTCGGCGACATGATCCTCGATGGTCAGGCGGGCGTTCGTTTTGTGCGACTGCAAACAGAGCTCAATGGTAATAACATCATCGATGGTGTGGCCGAGCCAATCAAGGTAGACACATCATCTAATGAATTACTGCCATCGGTTAACCTGCGCTTACAGGTAACCGACGAGGTATATTTACGTGCTGCCTATGGTAAGACCATTAACCGTCCAGCCTTTGCCGCGCTTAACCCCAGCGTGACATACTTCCTGCCCTCAGAGACAGGTGGCGATCTGGGTTATGGCGATGGCGGTAATCCTGAACTGGCAGCGGTTGAATCGCAAAACTATGACTTAGCGGCGGAATGGTACTTTGCCGAAGCCAGCTCATTAACCGCAACCGTGTTCTATCGCGACATTGACGGCTACGTAAAATACCGTGGTTTTATCGAAACGGTAGACGGGCAGGACTTCAACATCACTCGTCCTGTTAACAGTGGTGCAGGCTCGCTTGAGGGTATCGAGCTGGCCTACACGCAGTTTTTCGAAAACCTGCCGGGTGTGCTGGATGGCTTAGGGGTTCAGCTCAACACCACGTTGATGGATCACGAAGCGGAAAACGCCGAGGGCGTCATGGAGCCGTTACCGTCGGTATCGGATGAGTCGTATAACGCGATATTAATTTATGAGCGTGGCGGTCTTAACATGCGTTTGGCTTACAACTGGCGTAGTGAATGGTATGGCAGCTTCGACGAAGCCGGCGACCAACCAGGCAGCTCGGTTGTGCATGAGCCAATCAGCTCACTGGACTTCTCGGTCAACTACGACGTGAATGAAAACCTAACGGTTACGTTTGACGGCACCAACCTGGCAGATGATGTTGCCAATGACTACTTTGGTGGTGGTTCTGCTGACGACGCCCGTTTGTATCCGCGCGATACTTACATTCGCGACCGTACCTTCTCTTTAGGTATTCGTTACAGAATGTAA
- a CDS encoding GNAT family N-acetyltransferase has product MLDWQFYRFDQLTTIQLYTLMKLRTDVFVVEQNCPYPELDDKDLVQNTGHLLGYDGTTLVAYARLLPPGLSYPQVSIGRVVVAASARGKGYGFTLVKQALHQCQQLWPDQDIQIGAQLHLEKVYEKFGFKRHCDDYLEDGIPHVDMLLTKGESAAL; this is encoded by the coding sequence ATGCTTGATTGGCAGTTTTACCGATTTGACCAGCTCACCACGATCCAGCTCTATACCTTAATGAAACTGCGTACCGACGTTTTTGTGGTAGAGCAAAATTGCCCCTATCCAGAGTTGGATGATAAAGATCTGGTACAAAACACCGGTCATTTACTGGGTTACGATGGCACTACTCTGGTGGCCTACGCGCGCTTATTACCGCCAGGATTAAGCTACCCTCAGGTCAGTATCGGACGTGTGGTCGTGGCCGCATCAGCGCGCGGAAAAGGTTATGGTTTCACGTTGGTTAAACAAGCGCTGCATCAGTGCCAACAGTTGTGGCCGGATCAGGATATACAGATAGGCGCGCAACTTCATTTGGAAAAGGTGTACGAAAAGTTTGGGTTTAAGCGCCATTGTGATGATTATCTCGAAGACGGTATTCCCCATGTGGATATGCTGCTGACCAAAGGCGAGTCAGCAGCACTCTGA
- a CDS encoding NADP-dependent oxidoreductase, with product MSQYKEILLTARPDGKPVGPHLFEVVEKDIPTPGEGEFLIKQTHMSMDPAMLGWMMPDEDSYIPPVALNTRMRSSGYGEVVASNHPDYQAGDKVMGMMGWTEYAISNGQGINKLTAAVDGETALAVFGLPGLTAVQGLFNVGKPQPGETLVVTGAAGSVGSMVGQLAKADGLRVIGVVGSDEKADWIVKELGFDGAINYKTDDLKSTLAALTPDGVDVFFENTGGPVQAHIFERMNVHGRVVVCGMIADYTASAPSPGPNWIPMIKKRLTVQGFAMPDHLADAPQLLAKLTPYVMNGNIQFRTHVLDGLESAMTALNLFFSGGNKGKLLIKL from the coding sequence ATGAGCCAATACAAAGAAATTCTGTTAACGGCACGCCCGGACGGTAAGCCAGTAGGGCCTCACCTGTTCGAGGTAGTCGAAAAAGACATCCCTACGCCGGGCGAGGGTGAGTTTTTGATTAAACAAACCCATATGTCGATGGATCCGGCCATGCTGGGCTGGATGATGCCTGACGAAGACAGCTATATTCCGCCGGTAGCCCTTAACACCCGGATGCGCTCCAGTGGCTATGGTGAGGTGGTTGCCTCGAATCACCCGGATTACCAGGCCGGTGATAAAGTCATGGGCATGATGGGCTGGACTGAATATGCAATCAGTAACGGCCAGGGTATTAATAAACTTACCGCTGCAGTCGATGGTGAAACAGCACTGGCGGTATTTGGCTTACCCGGACTCACCGCCGTACAGGGCTTGTTTAACGTTGGTAAACCTCAGCCAGGTGAAACCCTGGTAGTAACCGGCGCCGCAGGTTCAGTTGGCTCTATGGTGGGCCAGCTAGCTAAAGCTGATGGTCTGCGCGTGATTGGCGTGGTAGGGAGCGATGAAAAAGCCGACTGGATTGTCAAGGAACTGGGATTTGATGGTGCCATCAATTATAAAACTGATGATCTCAAATCAACCTTAGCTGCGCTTACTCCAGACGGCGTGGATGTGTTTTTTGAAAATACCGGCGGGCCGGTTCAGGCGCATATTTTTGAACGCATGAACGTCCATGGCCGGGTGGTAGTGTGCGGCATGATTGCCGATTATACGGCGTCGGCGCCGTCACCCGGGCCTAACTGGATCCCCATGATTAAAAAACGCTTAACGGTTCAGGGTTTTGCCATGCCGGATCACCTGGCCGACGCACCGCAGTTGCTGGCCAAGCTCACGCCCTACGTTATGAACGGTAATATTCAGTTCCGTACGCATGTGCTTGATGGCCTCGAAAGTGCCATGACCGCGCTCAACCTGTTTTTCAGTGGCGGTAATAAAGGTAAGTTACTGATTAAATTGTAA
- a CDS encoding LysR family transcriptional regulator, which translates to MDKLRALTYFVETAENASFSAAAKRFDVPASSVSRRIADLESSLGAQLLKRSTRAVTLTEVGELFLNEAKGILARVKLAEQTVHNYQTEPSGVLKVSAMAGFGEQILLPILEDFANQYPNITLDVTVSDELTKLARDDVDIAVRGGFAPNEHVIAKRLMDNAFIPVAAPAYIAQHGLPETPLALTGHSGLFFKTPRGPNRWFCEINGQWHDVSGKTLLSSNSGRWLINSAVKGKGILMLPRWSVKRELATGQLVELTFEQPLQVSRGQDLGIYLLYQKVDYTSPKVKAAVDFIVESISSLTSNPAISLMSKE; encoded by the coding sequence ATGGACAAGCTAAGAGCCCTTACTTACTTTGTAGAAACGGCTGAAAACGCCAGTTTCTCTGCCGCAGCAAAACGATTTGATGTCCCTGCGTCGTCGGTGTCGCGCCGTATAGCAGATTTAGAATCCAGTTTGGGCGCGCAGCTATTAAAACGCAGTACCCGCGCTGTCACACTGACCGAAGTGGGTGAGCTATTTTTAAACGAGGCAAAAGGGATATTAGCCAGAGTGAAACTGGCTGAGCAAACCGTGCACAATTATCAAACGGAACCCTCAGGTGTGCTCAAAGTCTCCGCGATGGCGGGCTTTGGTGAGCAAATTTTATTGCCCATACTCGAAGATTTTGCCAACCAGTACCCGAATATTACGCTTGATGTGACAGTCAGTGACGAACTGACCAAACTGGCCAGAGACGATGTGGACATTGCAGTACGGGGTGGGTTTGCGCCCAATGAGCATGTCATCGCAAAACGTTTGATGGATAACGCCTTTATTCCTGTTGCTGCGCCCGCTTATATTGCTCAACACGGCTTACCGGAGACACCACTGGCTTTAACCGGTCATTCAGGATTATTTTTTAAAACCCCAAGGGGACCTAACCGCTGGTTTTGCGAAATCAACGGTCAGTGGCATGATGTTTCGGGCAAAACGCTGCTAAGCAGTAACAGCGGACGCTGGCTGATAAATAGTGCGGTAAAGGGCAAAGGCATTTTGATGCTACCGCGTTGGTCGGTTAAACGGGAACTCGCGACGGGCCAACTTGTAGAACTCACCTTCGAACAACCGCTGCAGGTAAGTCGTGGTCAGGATCTGGGCATTTACTTGTTATATCAAAAAGTCGATTATACCAGCCCTAAGGTAAAAGCGGCGGTAGATTTTATTGTGGAGTCAATTTCCAGCCTCACTTCTAACCCCGCTATAAGCTTGATGAGTAAGGAATAA
- a CDS encoding HipA domain-containing protein, translating to MANTHAYQLNVSYGDDVIGTLALDSITNQLKLSYSPQWQQNGFAISPHLPLNNRHTPEVAYNYLDNALPEGEARKLLAENLGVSEKNVYSQVRAIGNDLAGAVTFKPAQESQEKGTQPVFRALEDAELIERLDNREEFGLLTWDGKPRLSVAGVQDKLNVFIDAAGNIGFGGGSLCSTHILKFEKKNCPNLVLNEFFCMKLSKAIGLPTADVTFRRFGPHPALIVKRFDRKYISDDNKVLRRHVIDGCQALNLSRDHKYERNLGDGRDVQHIRDGASLERLFVFCQGMSSPVESTQWLIHWQLFNLMISNYDSHGKNVSLYFDKHNSRFTPAYDLVNIAMFPQFKHVLAMAMGDEFEPEDIHAYQLADFAENCNIDKRLLSRLLVGLADRVLNQLSGNVFINDLKEQAYVTIKDIAYFEALRDNIFARAEYLKAQAADIPSTTV from the coding sequence ATGGCGAACACCCATGCATACCAACTGAATGTAAGCTACGGTGATGATGTTATCGGCACATTGGCTCTGGATAGCATCACCAACCAGTTAAAACTAAGCTATTCGCCACAATGGCAGCAAAACGGCTTTGCCATTTCGCCCCATTTGCCACTCAACAACCGACATACGCCAGAGGTTGCCTACAACTACCTTGATAACGCCTTACCAGAGGGAGAAGCACGCAAACTACTGGCTGAAAACCTCGGTGTGTCAGAAAAAAACGTGTATTCACAAGTGCGTGCAATTGGCAACGATTTAGCCGGGGCGGTGACCTTTAAACCGGCACAAGAAAGTCAGGAAAAGGGCACACAACCCGTTTTTAGAGCGCTTGAAGATGCAGAGCTCATTGAAAGGCTCGATAACAGGGAAGAGTTCGGCCTGCTGACATGGGATGGTAAGCCACGGCTCAGCGTAGCGGGTGTGCAAGACAAGCTAAATGTTTTTATAGATGCAGCAGGGAACATTGGCTTTGGCGGCGGCTCATTGTGCTCCACCCATATCCTCAAGTTTGAAAAGAAAAACTGCCCCAATCTGGTTTTAAATGAATTCTTCTGTATGAAGCTATCAAAAGCCATTGGACTACCTACCGCCGATGTGACGTTTAGACGTTTTGGCCCTCACCCGGCACTTATCGTCAAACGATTTGACCGCAAATATATAAGTGACGATAACAAAGTGTTGAGGCGTCACGTGATCGATGGTTGCCAGGCCCTCAACTTATCAAGAGATCACAAATACGAACGCAACCTTGGTGATGGCCGCGACGTTCAGCACATTCGGGATGGGGCCAGTTTAGAAAGACTATTTGTATTTTGCCAGGGCATGTCTTCACCCGTTGAAAGCACCCAATGGCTGATCCACTGGCAATTATTCAATCTAATGATCAGCAACTACGACAGTCATGGCAAAAATGTCTCGTTGTATTTCGATAAACACAATTCGCGATTTACGCCTGCTTATGATCTGGTGAATATCGCCATGTTCCCGCAGTTTAAGCATGTGTTAGCTATGGCGATGGGCGATGAATTTGAGCCAGAGGACATTCACGCCTATCAACTGGCTGACTTTGCGGAAAACTGCAACATTGACAAAAGGCTATTATCGAGACTATTAGTTGGACTCGCAGATAGAGTACTGAACCAACTGTCTGGTAATGTTTTTATCAACGACCTGAAAGAACAAGCGTATGTTACGATCAAGGACATTGCGTATTTTGAGGCATTACGTGACAACATTTTCGCGAGAGCAGAATATTTAAAAGCACAGGCGGCAGATATTCCCTCTACCACGGTATAA
- a CDS encoding helix-turn-helix domain-containing protein produces the protein MAKKVTASDMPSTDFIDSAVILGQLIKAKRTELGIKLSDCAALCGIGINTLSRIENGNANCTLAAVFSVLNGLGIKLTSKALTPTANSSSDEEWI, from the coding sequence ATGGCCAAGAAAGTAACTGCTTCAGACATGCCAAGTACGGACTTTATCGATAGCGCAGTGATACTTGGGCAACTGATCAAAGCCAAGCGCACAGAACTCGGTATTAAACTATCCGACTGCGCAGCGCTGTGTGGAATCGGCATTAACACCTTGTCACGTATTGAAAACGGTAATGCGAATTGTACCTTAGCTGCGGTTTTTTCTGTTCTGAATGGGTTGGGTATCAAGCTGACATCAAAAGCGCTAACACCGACAGCAAACTCCTCATCAGACGAGGAATGGATTTAA
- a CDS encoding YicC/YloC family endoribonuclease, translated as MIYSMTAFARCEVKKEWGTAVWEVRSVNQRYLETYFRLPEQFRGLEPVLRDRFRKRLQRGKVECALRFTANDAAVTKLNLNEELAKQVLHAADWVQSHGQSTGVNPLDVLRWPGVIAAEEADTDTIQADLLAGMDQAMNDFIAARGAEGDNLKVLIEQRLDAIEAEANKVAERMPEILQWQRERLQTRFEEAQIELDAARVEQEMILLAQKVDVAEELDRLHSHVGETRKILQKGGACGRRLDFMMQEFNRESNTLGSKSISTDITQSAVELKVLIEQMREQIQNIE; from the coding sequence ATGATTTATAGCATGACGGCGTTCGCACGCTGCGAAGTAAAAAAAGAATGGGGAACAGCAGTCTGGGAAGTGCGCTCCGTAAACCAGCGCTATCTCGAAACTTACTTTCGCCTGCCAGAGCAGTTTCGTGGCTTGGAACCCGTGCTGCGCGACCGATTCCGTAAGCGTCTGCAACGGGGCAAGGTAGAATGTGCCCTGCGCTTTACCGCTAACGACGCTGCCGTGACTAAATTAAATCTCAACGAAGAGTTGGCCAAACAGGTGCTTCACGCTGCCGATTGGGTGCAGTCTCACGGCCAGTCGACCGGGGTAAACCCACTCGATGTATTGCGCTGGCCGGGCGTGATTGCCGCCGAAGAAGCCGACACCGATACCATTCAGGCCGACTTACTGGCCGGAATGGATCAGGCCATGAACGACTTTATTGCCGCGCGCGGTGCCGAAGGAGACAATCTCAAAGTACTCATTGAGCAACGCCTGGACGCCATTGAAGCAGAGGCAAATAAAGTCGCAGAGCGTATGCCGGAAATTCTGCAATGGCAACGTGAGCGCCTGCAAACCCGCTTTGAAGAAGCCCAGATAGAACTCGACGCCGCCCGGGTAGAGCAAGAGATGATCTTACTGGCGCAAAAAGTCGATGTGGCCGAAGAGCTCGATCGCCTGCACTCACACGTTGGCGAAACCCGCAAAATCCTCCAAAAGGGTGGTGCCTGTGGTCGCAGACTCGACTTTATGATGCAGGAGTTCAACCGCGAGTCGAACACCTTAGGCTCTAAATCCATCAGTACCGACATTACCCAGTCGGCGGTAGAGCTTAAAGTGCTTATCGAACAAATGCGCGAGCAGATTCAGAATATTGAATGA